The following proteins come from a genomic window of Candidatus Thiodiazotropha sp. CDECU1:
- a CDS encoding SET domain-containing protein, whose product MSIERKIRLGNIVYRAPSSIHGNGLFAKIAINKGDFIGTYQGPVVKRDGTYVLWVFEDGKEPEGRSGRNLLRYLNHQDEGNAEFDGFDLYAVQDIQPHDEITFDYGGWDED is encoded by the coding sequence ATGAGCATAGAAAGAAAAATACGTCTAGGTAATATAGTTTATCGCGCACCGTCCTCGATCCATGGTAACGGCCTATTTGCAAAAATAGCTATCAACAAAGGGGATTTTATTGGAACCTATCAAGGCCCTGTCGTGAAGCGGGACGGTACCTATGTGCTTTGGGTGTTCGAGGATGGCAAGGAACCGGAGGGGCGTAGCGGCCGGAATCTGTTGCGCTATCTCAACCATCAGGATGAAGGCAATGCCGAGTTCGACGGCTTTGATCTCTACGCCGTGCAGGATATCCAGCCCCATGATGAGATCACCTTCGATTATGGTGGCTGGGACGAGGATTAG
- the cysZ gene encoding sulfate transporter CysZ — translation MVKNPLAGASYLLRGLGLLNKPGLRPFVLIPLTINIIVFSLLIWLGIDQFEQLMDRFLPDDESWLAWLRWLLWPLFAITLLLIIFYTFTVIANLIASPFNGLLAEKVELYLGGELPHQPTGAKQMVKDVVPSLLSELRKLLYFLLRAIPLLILFLIPGINILAPFLWMAFSAWFLAVEYGDYPMANHKLAFKQQHTRLKQARFSSLTFGGGLTLMMMIPILNFVAMPAAVAGATLFWHERLRHIKS, via the coding sequence ATGGTGAAAAACCCACTCGCAGGTGCAAGCTATTTACTCAGGGGACTCGGTTTGCTGAACAAACCCGGTCTGCGCCCTTTTGTATTGATTCCGCTGACCATCAATATCATCGTCTTCAGCTTACTGATCTGGCTTGGTATCGATCAATTCGAACAGCTGATGGACCGTTTCCTTCCCGATGACGAGAGCTGGCTCGCCTGGCTGCGCTGGTTGTTGTGGCCACTGTTTGCCATCACCCTGCTATTGATTATCTTCTATACCTTTACCGTTATTGCCAACCTCATCGCCTCTCCCTTCAATGGGCTTCTGGCGGAAAAGGTGGAACTCTACCTGGGAGGCGAGCTTCCGCATCAGCCAACCGGGGCGAAACAGATGGTCAAGGATGTGGTGCCTTCGCTGCTGTCGGAACTGCGCAAACTGCTCTATTTTCTCCTGCGTGCCATCCCCCTGTTGATACTTTTCCTGATACCCGGCATCAATATCCTGGCACCCTTTCTTTGGATGGCCTTCAGCGCCTGGTTTCTCGCCGTGGAGTATGGCGACTACCCGATGGCCAATCACAAGCTGGCCTTTAAACAGCAGCACACCCGCTTGAAACAGGCCCGTTTCTCATCCCTCACCTTCGGTGGCGGCTTGACCTTGATGATGATGATACCCATCCTCAACTTCGTTGCCATGCCGGCTGCCGTCGCCGGCGCCACCCTCTTCTGGCACGAACGCCTGCGGCATATCAAGAGTTGA
- a CDS encoding glutathione S-transferase family protein, translating to MIIKLVSFLLCPYVQRSVILLEKKQIQYQIEYIDLEQPPAWFHQLSPMGKVPLMLVDGEVLFESAVILEFLDESFLPSLQPQDNLKRAQHKAWIELGSSLLVAQHGMAMAPDVETMDERKRHLEAGLLHLLPPLEQGLFGGPAHFSLVDAAFAPLFMRLDLLAGMNPLVRIDYPGPVAEWAERLSSLPCVNGSVVEDFNEQFRRYLEKKGAWLVSANAL from the coding sequence GTGATAATCAAACTGGTCAGCTTTCTATTGTGCCCCTACGTACAGCGATCCGTAATACTGCTCGAGAAGAAGCAGATTCAGTATCAGATCGAGTATATCGATCTGGAACAACCACCAGCCTGGTTTCACCAGCTTTCACCTATGGGGAAGGTGCCGCTGATGTTGGTGGATGGTGAGGTATTGTTTGAATCGGCCGTCATTCTGGAATTTCTTGACGAGAGCTTTTTACCCAGCTTGCAGCCACAAGATAACCTGAAACGGGCGCAACATAAGGCCTGGATTGAGTTAGGTTCCAGTCTGCTGGTAGCGCAACATGGGATGGCGATGGCGCCTGACGTGGAGACGATGGATGAGAGAAAGAGGCACCTGGAGGCCGGTCTGCTGCACTTGCTACCCCCCCTGGAACAGGGGTTATTTGGCGGACCAGCCCACTTTTCCCTGGTTGATGCGGCCTTTGCCCCACTCTTCATGCGACTCGACCTGCTAGCTGGAATGAATCCATTGGTGAGAATTGACTATCCGGGGCCTGTGGCCGAATGGGCAGAGAGGCTCTCCTCTCTGCCTTGTGTGAATGGCTCGGTAGTCGAAGACTTTAACGAACAATTCAGGCGCTACTTGGAGAAAAAGGGCGCCTGGCTGGTTAGTGCCAATGCCCTCTAA
- a CDS encoding HAD family hydrolase: protein MAELEALIFDVDGTLADTERDGHRVAFNRAFEEAGLDWQWSVALYGKLLAVTGGKERIRHYLDHYNQDYPRQDDLDGFIAALHASKTQHYTRMLSQGLIPMRSGVKRLLHEARQAGLRLAIATTTTPANVSALLQHSLDPDAESWFEVIAAGDIVAAKKPAPDIYLWAMQRMGLQAGACLALEDSHNGVQSASHAAIDSILVTTNGYTAEDDFSGASLVVDQFGEPDQPFLVRSGEADGHRFVDLGLLRALHGRSDP, encoded by the coding sequence ATGGCTGAATTAGAGGCATTGATATTTGATGTGGATGGTACCCTCGCCGATACCGAGCGTGACGGGCACCGGGTGGCCTTCAACAGGGCCTTTGAAGAGGCGGGATTGGACTGGCAGTGGTCGGTTGCGCTATATGGCAAACTGCTGGCCGTCACCGGTGGCAAAGAGCGAATCCGCCACTATCTGGATCACTACAATCAAGATTACCCAAGACAGGATGATCTCGATGGATTTATAGCTGCACTGCATGCCAGTAAGACGCAGCACTACACCCGCATGTTGTCACAAGGCTTGATACCGATGCGCAGCGGTGTGAAGCGCCTGCTGCATGAAGCGCGGCAGGCGGGGCTGCGCCTGGCGATTGCCACCACCACCACACCGGCCAATGTCAGCGCCCTGCTGCAGCACAGTCTTGACCCCGACGCGGAGAGCTGGTTCGAGGTGATTGCGGCGGGGGATATTGTGGCGGCAAAAAAACCGGCACCTGACATCTATCTCTGGGCGATGCAGCGCATGGGTCTGCAGGCGGGTGCCTGTCTCGCCCTCGAAGACTCCCACAATGGGGTGCAATCCGCCAGCCATGCCGCCATCGACTCGATTCTGGTAACCACCAACGGTTATACCGCTGAGGATGATTTTAGCGGGGCTAGCCTGGTGGTGGATCAGTTCGGTGAGCCCGACCAGCCCTTTCTGGTGAGATCCGGTGAGGCGGATGGGCATAGATTTGTCGATCTTGGCTTGCTGCGGGCCCTGCATGGCAGATCTGACCCATGA
- the yjgA gene encoding ribosome biogenesis factor YjgA: MLALQDLGERLTTLSPALLTRMQLSSVLQEALQESKRIKSLNALRRHYRRLGKLLRNEDLDSIRQVIGDLDNQHQADVNRFHALERWRERLLDEESEAFGEFMQRYPAADRQRLRQLLQAARRERETERPPVAYRKLFKFLREVAGI, encoded by the coding sequence ATGCTTGCCCTGCAGGATCTCGGCGAGCGTCTCACGACTCTCTCACCCGCGCTGTTGACGCGGATGCAACTGAGTAGTGTCCTGCAAGAGGCGCTGCAGGAGAGCAAACGGATCAAGTCACTGAATGCCCTGCGTCGGCACTACCGGCGCTTGGGAAAGCTGCTGCGCAATGAGGATCTTGATTCGATCAGGCAGGTGATAGGTGATTTGGATAATCAGCACCAGGCCGATGTCAACCGGTTCCATGCCCTGGAGCGGTGGCGGGAGAGGTTGCTGGATGAGGAGAGTGAGGCGTTCGGGGAGTTTATGCAACGTTATCCTGCTGCGGATCGTCAAAGGCTGCGACAGTTGCTTCAGGCCGCACGACGGGAGCGCGAAACGGAGCGTCCTCCAGTGGCTTATCGTAAGTTGTTCAAATTCCTGCGCGAGGTGGCCGGAATCTGA
- the dksA gene encoding RNA polymerase-binding protein DksA encodes MAQKKADTQGAKSFGIEPYKSAKGEEYMSDPQEAHFRSILDAWKSNLMQEVDRTVHHMQDEAANFPDPNDRATQESEFSLELRTRDRERKLIKKIDEALEKLDNHDYGFCESCGVEIGIRRLEARPTATQCIDCKTLDEIREKQMG; translated from the coding sequence ATGGCCCAGAAGAAAGCCGATACACAGGGGGCGAAATCCTTCGGAATCGAGCCCTATAAGTCCGCCAAGGGCGAAGAGTATATGAGTGATCCACAGGAGGCTCATTTCCGCTCCATCCTGGACGCATGGAAATCCAACCTGATGCAAGAGGTCGACCGTACCGTGCACCATATGCAGGATGAGGCCGCCAATTTTCCCGATCCCAACGATCGGGCGACCCAGGAATCGGAATTCAGCCTGGAGCTGCGCACCCGTGACCGAGAGCGCAAATTGATCAAAAAGATCGATGAGGCCCTGGAGAAGCTCGACAACCATGATTATGGTTTTTGTGAGTCCTGTGGTGTGGAGATCGGGATCAGGCGACTGGAGGCCCGTCCCACGGCAACCCAGTGTATCGATTGTAAGACCCTGGATGAGATTCGCGAAAAACAGATGGGGTAA
- a CDS encoding thiol:disulfide interchange protein DsbA/DsbL produces the protein MPWNYRILVLLPLLIFHTAHAEWGEGWDPIDPPVATTAPDGKIEVIEFFWYGCPHCYQMEPQLEAWLENKPENVSFVRVPAPLNNKWTVHAQFYYAAEILGLTEKLHEPLFEAMHVKKRKLYDKDSLIDFAVEQGVDKQKFVDALNSFGVYVKVQNARKLGQRYQLDGVPAMGINGKYKTSGSLAGSYNKMFEIVSRLVAEESKVTP, from the coding sequence ATGCCCTGGAACTATCGAATTTTAGTACTTCTGCCCCTATTGATATTTCATACAGCTCATGCCGAATGGGGGGAAGGCTGGGACCCCATAGACCCCCCCGTAGCCACAACCGCACCTGATGGCAAGATAGAGGTGATCGAATTCTTCTGGTACGGATGCCCCCATTGCTATCAGATGGAGCCTCAGCTCGAGGCTTGGCTGGAGAACAAGCCGGAAAATGTATCCTTTGTCCGGGTACCTGCACCATTGAACAATAAATGGACAGTCCACGCCCAATTCTACTACGCTGCTGAAATCCTGGGACTCACTGAAAAGCTTCACGAGCCTCTATTCGAGGCAATGCATGTCAAGAAACGTAAGCTCTACGACAAAGATTCGCTTATCGACTTCGCAGTGGAACAGGGGGTAGATAAACAGAAATTTGTCGATGCCTTAAACTCATTCGGGGTCTATGTGAAGGTGCAAAATGCGAGAAAACTGGGCCAGCGCTATCAATTGGACGGCGTCCCGGCAATGGGTATCAACGGCAAATATAAAACCAGTGGCAGCCTTGCCGGCAGTTATAACAAAATGTTTGAGATTGTTTCCCGGTTGGTTGCGGAAGAGTCCAAAGTCACCCCTTAG
- a CDS encoding BatD family protein yields the protein MKHSQMLLKKMLLIKPSIKSSLNGLLIILLLLSSPVDAEVAAILSSNSTGVDQPVRLTLQMEGDQEMTPDLGQLEQLFEIIGRSTQQSISIINGKMSAKRSLTLTLLPKQTGTIEIPPIRIGNESTQALVLEVAEQPQHQIEAEKEQVLVELSLNKSRAYIEEEVILTLKLYQAPGIHGESLDMPQASMPDTQLKLLHEERYSSERDGIQFNVIERKYAVFAYQSGRLEIGGVKYRGRSGGNRLFSFLNDPFSTPQQEVRIFTSKSNQVVLEIIPIPESYSGDRWLPAKNLQIVESGLIQQSPILAGKPLVRRIMVLADGLSSAQLPTIEQTLPEGIKSYQERPELKETPTRTGISSSRQNSMTLIATEPGQYDLPAVEIPWWNTETGRQETARLDAVSIDVMPNPGATPGLQQQQPQLPQLSTQQVGQDETNTTLATDNQSATAPVSQEVHWLVWLFGIAWILTLFAWWHTRRNRPAQQPRPIPTAEQEKVDPSRQAIAEALLELEQAYAEKDAVSARSAWLAWAQLQWPETPPHNLTRLASRCDEAVSEAVHSLERALYSPMDESGWTEYAIRELVEQMQQERPSHKQSDGLVPLNP from the coding sequence ATGAAGCATAGTCAGATGCTGTTGAAAAAGATGTTGCTGATAAAACCATCAATCAAGTCATCGTTGAATGGTCTGTTGATCATTCTTCTGCTGCTCTCGTCCCCCGTCGATGCCGAGGTGGCCGCCATACTCTCAAGCAATAGCACCGGTGTGGATCAGCCGGTTCGGCTGACCCTGCAGATGGAGGGTGATCAAGAGATGACGCCGGACCTGGGCCAATTGGAGCAGCTGTTCGAGATCATCGGTCGCTCAACTCAACAGAGTATTTCAATCATCAATGGCAAGATGTCAGCCAAACGCTCACTGACTCTGACCTTGTTGCCCAAGCAGACAGGTACCATCGAGATTCCACCCATCCGCATCGGTAACGAGTCGACCCAGGCACTTGTACTGGAAGTTGCGGAGCAACCCCAACACCAAATAGAGGCGGAAAAAGAGCAGGTGCTTGTGGAACTGAGCCTGAACAAATCCCGGGCCTATATCGAGGAGGAGGTCATCCTCACACTCAAGCTCTATCAGGCCCCAGGCATACACGGTGAATCCCTGGATATGCCCCAGGCCTCGATGCCCGACACCCAGTTGAAGCTGCTCCATGAGGAGCGTTATTCCAGCGAGCGGGATGGGATACAGTTCAATGTGATTGAGCGCAAATATGCAGTATTTGCCTACCAGAGCGGCCGGCTTGAGATCGGCGGGGTTAAATATCGCGGTCGCAGTGGTGGCAACAGACTCTTTTCGTTCCTAAACGACCCCTTTAGCACACCACAGCAAGAGGTGCGCATCTTCACCAGCAAATCGAACCAGGTTGTGCTTGAGATTATACCGATACCCGAATCCTATAGCGGTGATCGTTGGTTGCCGGCGAAAAACCTTCAGATTGTGGAGAGCGGACTCATACAACAGAGCCCAATCCTCGCTGGTAAGCCCCTGGTCAGGCGTATCATGGTGTTAGCAGACGGCTTGTCTTCGGCCCAGCTACCGACCATTGAGCAGACCCTGCCGGAGGGTATCAAAAGCTACCAGGAGCGACCTGAGTTGAAAGAGACGCCGACCAGAACCGGTATCAGCAGCAGCCGCCAAAACAGCATGACACTGATCGCAACCGAACCAGGTCAATACGATCTGCCGGCGGTTGAAATCCCATGGTGGAATACCGAAACCGGGCGCCAGGAGACAGCCCGTCTAGACGCGGTCAGCATAGATGTCATGCCTAATCCCGGCGCCACTCCCGGATTGCAACAGCAACAACCACAATTGCCCCAGTTATCCACCCAACAGGTGGGTCAGGACGAAACCAATACGACGCTCGCAACCGACAATCAATCCGCTACGGCCCCTGTCAGCCAAGAGGTGCATTGGCTGGTTTGGCTGTTTGGCATCGCCTGGATCCTGACCCTGTTCGCCTGGTGGCACACACGGCGTAACAGACCTGCGCAGCAGCCACGACCCATCCCCACTGCGGAACAGGAAAAGGTCGATCCCAGCAGGCAGGCTATCGCAGAGGCACTGCTGGAACTGGAGCAGGCCTATGCCGAGAAAGACGCCGTATCCGCAAGATCCGCCTGGCTGGCATGGGCACAACTGCAGTGGCCGGAAACTCCGCCGCACAATTTGACCCGCTTGGCCAGCCGTTGTGATGAAGCGGTTTCCGAGGCGGTTCACAGCCTGGAACGCGCCCTCTACAGCCCCATGGATGAAAGCGGATGGACGGAGTATGCGATACGCGAGTTGGTTGAACAGATGCAACAGGAAAGGCCTTCCCACAAGCAATCTGATGGACTGGTTCCGTTGAATCCCTAG
- the recJ gene encoding single-stranded-DNA-specific exonuclease RecJ has product MKILQRPLPAEPSLLSASTHPLMKRIYSARGLLRDRELELELAHMAPVSRMKGITHAADLLHDALRLEKSILIVGDYDADGATSTALAMLALDAFGAKEFSYLVPNRFDFGYGLTPELVDMAASREPGLIITVDNGISSLSGVARANELGIPVIITDHHLPPEQLPAAAAIVNPNQPDDQFPSKHLAGVGVIFYLMAALARKLKGVGWFEQQGLKEPNPAQWLDLVALGTICDLVPLDYNNRVLVAQGLRRIRAGACRPGIRALAEVAKRSLSNIIASDIGFALGPRLNAAGRLDDMGLGIECLLSDSSSAARQMAMELDRLNQERRGIEQSMKIQADDLLQQLQLSADGGLPAGLCLYDEAWHQGVVGILASRIKAQYHRPVIAFARGDAGVIKGSARSITGLHMRDLLADIATRNPAMITRFGGHAMAAGLTLAEADYPRFKQLFEQQIADQLSPEMLQGVVFTDGELSPDEMNLEMAEILRNGGPWGQGFPEPLFEGCFSLQQQRVVGEHHLKLELSSANCAWTIDAIAFNQPPLADPELRVQMTYRLDVNEFRGKRTPQLIVETIQSIN; this is encoded by the coding sequence GTGAAGATCCTGCAGCGTCCGCTTCCGGCTGAACCAAGTCTGTTGTCGGCGTCCACCCATCCGCTCATGAAGCGGATTTACAGCGCCAGGGGGTTGTTAAGGGATAGGGAACTCGAGCTCGAGCTTGCCCACATGGCACCAGTGAGCCGGATGAAAGGGATCACCCATGCAGCAGATTTGCTGCATGATGCCCTTAGACTTGAGAAATCGATCCTGATCGTTGGGGATTACGACGCAGATGGGGCTACGAGTACTGCCCTGGCGATGTTGGCCCTGGACGCCTTTGGTGCAAAAGAGTTCTCTTATCTGGTGCCGAACCGATTCGATTTCGGTTATGGACTGACCCCGGAACTGGTTGATATGGCGGCCAGCAGAGAACCGGGGCTGATTATCACCGTGGATAACGGAATCTCCAGCCTGTCGGGTGTGGCGAGGGCGAATGAGCTGGGGATTCCCGTAATTATCACCGACCACCATCTGCCTCCTGAGCAACTGCCTGCCGCAGCTGCCATCGTCAACCCGAATCAGCCCGATGATCAATTTCCCAGCAAGCATCTTGCGGGGGTCGGAGTGATCTTCTATCTGATGGCGGCCCTGGCCCGAAAGCTGAAGGGTGTCGGCTGGTTTGAACAGCAGGGACTGAAAGAGCCCAATCCAGCACAATGGCTCGACCTGGTTGCACTCGGCACCATCTGTGATCTGGTGCCCCTCGACTACAACAACCGGGTGCTGGTGGCCCAGGGTTTGAGACGCATCCGGGCCGGGGCTTGTCGCCCCGGTATACGCGCGCTGGCGGAAGTCGCCAAACGATCCTTGTCCAATATCATAGCCTCGGATATCGGTTTCGCATTAGGCCCCCGTCTGAATGCTGCAGGACGCCTGGATGATATGGGACTCGGTATCGAATGCCTGCTTAGCGACTCGTCGAGTGCGGCCCGGCAGATGGCAATGGAGCTTGATCGGCTCAACCAGGAACGGCGGGGGATTGAGCAGAGCATGAAAATCCAGGCAGATGATCTGCTGCAGCAGTTACAGCTGAGTGCCGATGGTGGGCTGCCGGCAGGGCTCTGTCTCTATGATGAGGCTTGGCACCAGGGAGTGGTGGGTATCCTGGCATCCCGTATCAAGGCCCAGTACCATCGCCCGGTGATCGCTTTTGCAAGAGGGGATGCGGGGGTAATCAAGGGTTCAGCGCGCTCCATCACCGGGTTGCATATGCGTGACTTGCTGGCAGATATCGCCACCCGCAATCCCGCTATGATCACCCGTTTTGGCGGGCATGCGATGGCTGCCGGGCTGACCCTTGCTGAGGCGGACTATCCCCGATTCAAACAGCTATTTGAGCAGCAGATAGCAGATCAGTTGAGCCCGGAGATGCTGCAAGGGGTAGTGTTCACCGATGGGGAGCTGTCTCCGGACGAGATGAACCTGGAGATGGCGGAAATCCTGCGCAACGGTGGGCCCTGGGGACAGGGATTCCCAGAGCCGCTGTTCGAGGGCTGCTTTTCTCTCCAGCAGCAACGTGTGGTGGGCGAGCATCATCTCAAATTGGAGTTGTCATCCGCCAATTGTGCCTGGACAATCGATGCCATCGCCTTCAATCAGCCACCCTTGGCCGATCCCGAGCTTCGGGTACAGATGACCTACCGGCTGGATGTAAATGAGTTTCGCGGCAAGCGAACGCCGCAATTGATTGTGGAGACTATCCAATCGATAAACTAG
- a CDS encoding pyridoxal phosphate-dependent aminotransferase: protein MSAIARRMQRIAPFYVMDLLAQARRMEADGRSIIHMEIGEPDFDTPAPVVAAGQAALATGDVHYTPARGLPALRQAIADHYRDHYATDIDPQRVVVTPGSSGALQLIMSVLINPGESVLLADPGYPCNRHFVELVDGIPVALNVGPETGYQLTAEMVEQAWREDTKAVLVASPSNPTGTLIGDEAMRKLHATVERLGGVLIVDEIYQGLVYDEVGGTALRFADNLFVINSFSKFFGMTGWRLGWLVAPDSFIDAIDRLAQNIFLSAPTLSQHAALSAFSPAVMEILEQRRQAFRARRDFLLPALRQLGFSIPVTPQGAFYLYAGCGDMCDDSQAFAQRLLHEAGVAVTPGLDFGFNQPKSHLRFAYTTDLERLQQGVERIRGFLAS, encoded by the coding sequence ATGAGCGCCATTGCCCGGCGCATGCAACGCATCGCCCCCTTCTACGTAATGGATCTGTTGGCCCAGGCCCGGCGCATGGAGGCAGACGGTCGCAGCATCATCCATATGGAGATCGGTGAGCCCGATTTCGATACACCGGCGCCGGTCGTCGCCGCGGGTCAGGCTGCACTGGCGACGGGGGATGTCCACTATACCCCCGCAAGAGGCCTGCCGGCCCTGCGCCAGGCGATCGCCGATCACTACCGGGATCACTATGCCACCGATATCGATCCGCAGCGGGTGGTGGTCACGCCCGGATCTTCCGGTGCCCTGCAACTGATCATGAGCGTGCTGATCAATCCGGGTGAGTCGGTATTGCTTGCCGATCCCGGCTATCCCTGCAACCGTCACTTCGTGGAGTTGGTGGATGGGATACCTGTGGCCCTGAATGTGGGTCCGGAGACAGGTTACCAGTTGACAGCAGAGATGGTGGAGCAGGCCTGGCGTGAGGATACCAAGGCGGTGTTGGTGGCATCACCCTCCAATCCGACCGGTACCTTGATCGGCGATGAAGCGATGCGAAAGCTGCACGCCACGGTGGAACGTTTGGGGGGAGTATTGATCGTCGATGAGATCTACCAGGGATTGGTCTATGACGAAGTGGGGGGTACGGCGCTTCGGTTTGCCGACAACCTGTTCGTCATCAACAGCTTTTCAAAATTTTTCGGCATGACCGGTTGGCGACTCGGCTGGTTGGTTGCCCCCGACAGCTTCATCGATGCTATCGATCGCCTGGCCCAGAACATCTTCCTCTCGGCACCGACCCTCTCTCAACATGCCGCTTTGAGCGCCTTCTCGCCGGCAGTGATGGAGATTCTGGAGCAACGTCGCCAAGCCTTCCGGGCACGGCGTGACTTTCTGCTGCCGGCCTTGCGCCAGCTGGGATTCTCCATACCGGTAACGCCCCAGGGAGCCTTCTATCTCTATGCGGGTTGTGGTGATATGTGTGACGACAGCCAGGCTTTTGCCCAGCGGCTGCTGCATGAGGCGGGTGTGGCGGTCACTCCCGGACTGGATTTCGGCTTCAATCAGCCAAAATCCCACCTGCGCTTCGCCTACACCACCGACCTGGAGCGCCTTCAGCAGGGGGTTGAACGCATCAGAGGCTTCCTCGCAAGCTGA
- the gluQRS gene encoding tRNA glutamyl-Q(34) synthetase GluQRS encodes MPDLAENSGYRGRFAPSPTGELHFGSLVAALGSYLDARSQNGEWYVRMEDLDRTREVKGSAKSILLSLESMGFCWDGEIVYQSQRTEAYAEAVDWLIQAQHAYPCGCSRKMIEKQAKYGEEGAIYPGICRNGVPKGRTGRSVRVFTTDEKIAIEDSVQGSISQQINREIGDFVIRRADGFHAYQLAVVIDDAWQGITAVIRGADLLSSTPRQHYLQQLLRLPSPIYAHLPVAVDEQGRKLSKQFKDAPVNPKQPIDALLHAYAFLNQALPPQRPESLEGFWEWAISHWSLSQIPAQLQIPATSRRNLNNLR; translated from the coding sequence ATGCCCGATCTAGCAGAAAATAGCGGCTATCGGGGTCGTTTTGCCCCCTCTCCCACTGGCGAACTCCATTTCGGCTCCCTGGTCGCGGCACTGGGTAGCTACCTGGATGCCCGCAGTCAAAACGGGGAGTGGTATGTGCGCATGGAAGACCTGGATCGAACCCGGGAGGTAAAAGGTTCCGCCAAATCGATCCTGTTATCGCTGGAGAGCATGGGCTTCTGCTGGGACGGTGAGATCGTCTATCAGAGCCAGCGTACCGAGGCCTATGCGGAAGCGGTCGACTGGCTGATTCAGGCGCAACACGCCTATCCTTGCGGTTGTTCCCGCAAGATGATCGAAAAGCAAGCCAAGTATGGCGAGGAGGGTGCAATCTACCCCGGTATCTGCCGAAATGGTGTACCAAAAGGGAGAACAGGAAGAAGCGTACGGGTCTTTACCACCGATGAGAAGATCGCTATCGAGGATAGTGTCCAGGGCAGCATCAGCCAGCAGATCAACCGGGAGATAGGCGATTTCGTGATTCGGCGTGCCGATGGCTTTCATGCCTATCAACTCGCTGTGGTGATCGATGACGCCTGGCAGGGTATTACAGCTGTCATTCGGGGCGCCGACCTGCTCAGCTCCACCCCAAGACAGCACTATCTGCAACAGCTGCTGCGGCTCCCCAGTCCCATTTACGCCCACCTCCCAGTGGCGGTGGATGAGCAGGGTCGAAAACTGAGTAAGCAGTTCAAGGATGCCCCGGTAAATCCCAAACAGCCCATAGATGCCCTCTTACACGCCTACGCTTTTCTCAATCAAGCGTTGCCGCCACAGCGCCCCGAGAGCCTTGAGGGGTTCTGGGAATGGGCAATCTCGCACTGGTCTTTGAGCCAAATTCCCGCACAACTTCAGATTCCGGCCACCTCGCGCAGGAATTTGAACAACTTACGATAA